In one Pseudodesulfovibrio tunisiensis genomic region, the following are encoded:
- a CDS encoding MerR family transcriptional regulator — MNDDLLTSMAQIKARFGVGRDRVLRWVRLGAPIAVEYTERGGQPRYSASARELQQWRARKFRAAEAV, encoded by the coding sequence ATGAACGACGATCTGTTGACCTCCATGGCTCAGATCAAGGCCCGGTTCGGGGTCGGACGGGATCGTGTGCTTCGATGGGTGCGCCTCGGTGCGCCCATCGCCGTGGAGTACACCGAACGGGGAGGCCAGCCGAGGTATTCCGCATCAGCGCGGGAGTTGCAGCAATGGCGGGCCCGCAAGTTCCGGGCGGCCGAGGCTGTGTAG
- a CDS encoding YdaU family protein, whose product MAKKKAPAFQFYVRDWLSEPEVRRLSLASRGIWIDILAYMWLEEEQGKLEAGIPELARMCGASESEIEAFLREAERVGLCSVSRFCPGDVPACPENVQLVSRRMHREWKDREMQDVWKRNREMRKAR is encoded by the coding sequence ATGGCAAAGAAGAAAGCTCCCGCGTTTCAGTTCTACGTGCGCGACTGGCTGTCCGAACCGGAAGTCCGCCGTTTATCCCTTGCTTCCCGGGGAATCTGGATCGATATCCTTGCCTACATGTGGCTTGAAGAGGAGCAGGGGAAACTGGAGGCCGGGATACCTGAACTTGCGCGGATGTGCGGTGCTTCGGAATCCGAGATCGAGGCTTTTCTGCGTGAGGCCGAACGAGTCGGCCTGTGCAGTGTGTCCCGATTTTGTCCCGGCGATGTCCCGGCATGTCCCGAAAATGTCCAGCTCGTTTCCCGCCGGATGCACAGGGAATGGAAAGACAGGGAAATGCAAGATGTGTGGAAACGCAACCGCGAGATGCGGAAGGCTAGGTAG
- a CDS encoding Fic family protein gives MASKIPVAEHLTFKSGKFVFSCEHDAALIMPKVLEAKILYQTVTGLPILPHVSARMQTDLVRRSIFGTAAIEGNKLTEDEVEAVLTSKKREELSNRSELEIDNLKRAYAFLEKKGQGGPWKVREKFIKDVHNVLTRGLDYYHNSPGLYRNEPVYVGNPEHGGTYTPPKILVDIENLMRIFVEWINCKEMLETDAMIRAAAAHFHLARIHPFQDGNGRTARFIEAMVMHGAGIKYLPQMMSNYYYRNIDDYFIAFSSVHKSKNRKDITPFLSFFFDGVIESLKEIKEQVTYSIRQMSIRDFVYFQKKNKALSKRQADLLLLCLETLKPFTLSDLFSHPVMKHLYAGVSESTARRDLKKLYDEGYLRLHKDKKEYLVNLLMLG, from the coding sequence ATGGCTTCAAAAATACCTGTCGCCGAGCATCTGACTTTCAAGTCCGGGAAGTTCGTCTTTTCCTGCGAACATGATGCGGCCCTGATTATGCCCAAAGTTCTGGAAGCGAAGATTCTGTATCAGACCGTCACCGGGTTGCCCATTCTGCCGCATGTTTCCGCCCGGATGCAGACCGATCTTGTCAGGAGGTCCATCTTCGGGACCGCCGCAATAGAAGGAAACAAGCTGACCGAGGATGAGGTCGAAGCTGTTCTTACCTCGAAAAAAAGGGAAGAGCTTTCCAACAGGTCGGAGCTGGAAATCGACAACCTGAAAAGGGCCTATGCCTTTCTGGAGAAAAAAGGGCAGGGCGGTCCGTGGAAGGTGAGGGAGAAGTTCATCAAGGATGTCCACAACGTTCTGACGAGAGGATTGGATTACTATCACAACTCTCCCGGTCTATACCGGAACGAGCCCGTGTACGTCGGCAATCCTGAGCATGGCGGGACATACACGCCGCCCAAAATTCTTGTGGACATAGAGAATCTGATGCGGATTTTCGTCGAGTGGATCAACTGCAAGGAAATGCTTGAAACGGACGCGATGATCCGGGCGGCTGCGGCTCATTTCCATCTGGCCAGGATTCATCCGTTTCAGGACGGCAACGGCAGGACGGCCCGGTTCATCGAAGCCATGGTCATGCACGGAGCCGGAATCAAGTATCTGCCCCAGATGATGTCGAATTACTACTACCGGAACATCGACGACTATTTCATCGCGTTCTCGAGCGTGCACAAGAGCAAGAACAGGAAAGACATTACTCCGTTCCTGTCGTTCTTCTTCGATGGGGTGATCGAGTCCCTGAAGGAGATCAAGGAACAGGTGACGTACTCCATACGGCAAATGTCCATCCGGGATTTTGTCTATTTCCAGAAGAAGAACAAGGCGCTCTCCAAACGTCAGGCTGATCTGCTCCTGCTTTGTCTGGAAACGCTCAAGCCTTTTACACTGTCGGATTTGTTCTCGCATCCGGTCATGAAGCACCTGTACGCCGGGGTAAGCGAATCCACCGCCAGAAGGGATTTGAAAAAGCTGTACGACGAAGGCTACCTGCGACTCCACAAGGACAAAAAGGAGTACCTCGTGAATCTGCTGATGCTTGGCTAG
- a CDS encoding VRR-NUC domain-containing protein: protein MRELQPHISARELREMGGLEGLQRKARAMGRVAPDQVAPEIVPTEHEEQVAFFNWANDCLPPEVEPLLYAIPNGGHRLPAVAGKLKAEGVKPGVPDICLAWPRLGYHGLYIEMKRQKGGRLSDAQKRMISALRRAGYLVRVCKGDFEAREALQEYMFGKGDDAA, encoded by the coding sequence ATGCGTGAGCTGCAACCGCACATCTCGGCCCGGGAACTGCGTGAAATGGGCGGACTGGAAGGACTGCAACGAAAAGCCCGGGCCATGGGCAGGGTCGCGCCTGATCAGGTTGCGCCGGAAATCGTGCCGACAGAGCACGAGGAACAGGTTGCGTTTTTCAATTGGGCCAATGACTGCCTGCCGCCGGAAGTGGAGCCGTTGCTGTACGCCATCCCGAATGGCGGGCATCGGCTACCGGCCGTGGCTGGCAAGCTCAAGGCCGAAGGGGTCAAGCCGGGAGTGCCGGATATCTGTCTGGCGTGGCCTCGGCTTGGGTATCACGGGCTCTACATCGAGATGAAACGCCAAAAGGGCGGCAGGTTGTCCGATGCGCAAAAGCGGATGATCTCGGCCCTGAGACGGGCCGGGTATCTGGTCAGGGTCTGCAAGGGAGACTTCGAAGCCCGGGAAGCCTTGCAGGAATACATGTTCGGCAAGGGAGACGATGCGGCATGA
- a CDS encoding helix-turn-helix domain-containing protein, translated as MQIKQLIQKTLAERGWTATKLAREAGVAPPVITRILSGERKGLHSTTIEKLWPFLFSVQESALPGDSSHKAA; from the coding sequence ATGCAAATCAAACAACTCATTCAAAAGACGTTGGCGGAACGTGGGTGGACTGCCACCAAGTTGGCGAGAGAAGCGGGTGTAGCACCGCCCGTAATTACCCGGATTTTATCCGGAGAACGCAAGGGATTGCACTCGACGACGATTGAAAAGCTGTGGCCGTTCCTGTTCTCAGTTCAGGAATCCGCTCTCCCCGGAGATTCGTCCCACAAGGCGGCATGA
- a CDS encoding Txe/YoeB family addiction module toxin: MTLLTWTPQAWDDYLDWQKTDKKTLKRINSLIRDAIRTPFEGTGKPEPLRFDLAGYWSRRIDHEHRLVYKFDGKTDTLIVVQCRYHY, translated from the coding sequence ATGACTCTCCTCACATGGACCCCGCAAGCATGGGATGATTACCTGGACTGGCAAAAGACTGACAAAAAGACACTTAAACGAATCAATTCGTTGATTCGAGATGCGATACGAACCCCATTCGAAGGAACCGGAAAACCCGAACCTCTCCGCTTTGATCTAGCGGGCTATTGGTCCCGCCGAATCGACCATGAACACCGTCTTGTATACAAATTTGACGGGAAAACGGATACACTGATTGTTGTTCAATGTCGCTATCACTATTAA
- a CDS encoding phage regulatory CII family protein — protein MSDSMLDAVNLMVEESGKPIKAIAEEIGKPYSTLKRELNEFDEGAKLGAELLLPLMLACSGDQPLQYLADRRGYNLIRRKSRAGQDGVTEFQPVALFLAASRLLELCQDGQADRLEVTQAVDAVIEEAEAVLSRRFPVHAAFRRHGLLRCLLEKVCSRQRG, from the coding sequence ATGTCTGACAGCATGTTGGATGCCGTGAACCTCATGGTCGAGGAATCGGGAAAACCCATCAAGGCCATAGCCGAGGAGATCGGCAAGCCCTACAGCACGCTCAAGCGCGAACTCAACGAGTTCGACGAAGGCGCCAAACTCGGAGCCGAGCTGCTGCTTCCGCTCATGCTTGCGTGTTCCGGGGATCAGCCGTTGCAATATTTGGCCGACAGGCGCGGCTACAATCTGATCCGACGCAAATCACGGGCAGGGCAGGATGGTGTGACCGAATTCCAGCCCGTGGCCCTGTTTCTGGCCGCCTCGCGGCTTCTGGAATTGTGTCAGGACGGACAGGCCGACCGCCTTGAAGTGACCCAAGCCGTGGATGCCGTGATCGAGGAAGCCGAGGCCGTCCTGTCCCGAAGATTTCCGGTACATGCCGCGTTTCGTCGTCACGGCCTGCTGCGCTGCCTGCTGGAAAAGGTTTGTTCAAGGCAGAGAGGGTAG